One Mugil cephalus isolate CIBA_MC_2020 chromosome 10, CIBA_Mcephalus_1.1, whole genome shotgun sequence genomic window carries:
- the LOC125014376 gene encoding chemokine-like protein TAFA-5 has protein sequence MQLLRLAWALTAAAVCFLLLLFIHNEVLREGQLVAGTCEIVTLDRDSSQPKRTIARQTARCACRKGQIAGTTRARPACVDVRIVRSRQWCEMTPCLDDEGCDLLVNQSGWTCTQRGGRVKTTTVS, from the exons ATGCAGCTCCTCCGACTGGCCTGGGCTCTGACTGCCGCTGCGgtctgcttcctgctgctgctgttcatccACAACGAGGTCTTAAGAGAAG GTCAGCTGGTGGCAGGGACCTGTGAGATAGTGACTCTGGACCGAGACAGTAGTCAGCCGAAGAGAACCATCGCCCGACAGACGGCCCGCTGTGCGTGCAGGAAGGGACAGATCGCTGGGACGACACGTGCCAGACCGGCCTGTGTGGACG TTCGTATCGTCAGGAGTCGACAGTGGTGTGAGATGACTCCATGTCTGGACGATGAAGGCTGCGATCTCCTGGTCAACCAGTCGGGCTGGACCTGCACGCAACGAGGAGGCCGAGTCAAGACCACCACG